GGTCAAGATGCTGCGAACACGGCAAAAGCTTTTGGTGATGCGCTACCACTAACCGGTGTTATCTTGACGAAAGTTGATGGTGATGCGCGTGGTGGTGCTGCTCTGTCTGTTCGTCATATCACAGGCAAACCGATTAAATTCTTAGGTGTTGGTGAAAAGACTGACGCACTAGAACCGTTCCACCCAGATCGTGTTGCTTCTCGTATCTTAGGTATGGGCGACGTACTGTCTCTTATTGAAGACCTACAAAAGAACGTTGATACCGAGAAAGCTGAGAAACTGGCTAAGAAGTTCAAAGAGAAGAAAGGCTTTGACCTTGAAGATTTCCGTGAACAGCTAGGTCAGATGCAAAACATGGGCGGCATGATGGGCATGATGGATAAGCTTCCAGGCATGTCTCAGCTACCAGATAACGTTAAAGATAAAGTTGATGACAAGATGTTCAAGCAGATGGAAGCGATCATCAACTCGATGACTATGAAAGAGCGTCAACGCCCTGATCTAATCAAAGGTTCACGCAAAAAGCGTATTGCCGCTGGTTCTGGTACACAGGTACAAGATGTAAACCGTATGCTTAAGCAGTTCACCCAAATGCAGAAGATGATGAAGAAGATGCAGAAAGGTGGCATGAAAGGCATGATGCGCAACATGCAAGGCATGATGGGCGGCGGTGGAGGTATGGGCGGAATGGGTGGTGGCTTTAACCCGTTTGGTCGATAATCTACAAATGTAAGCTTTAGCTACGTTACTTTTCATAGTGTTAGCCGTGTCACAGAAAGTGTACGGCAGCTATGTTGGTGAAAAAATAGCTAAAGCCCTTGCATTGCACCGGAATAAGAGTAAAATTCCGGGGCTTTAATTTGGCACGAGACCCCAAGCTATTTACTTATACTTGGGGTTAATTATTTTATTAAGAAAGCAAAGAGGACGACATGGTAACCATTCGTTTGGCACGTCACGGTGCAAAGAAGCGCCCATTTTATCAAATCGTAGTTGCGGATAGCCGTAACGCTGCAACTGGCCGTTTCATCGAGAAAGTAGGTTTCTTTAACCCTACTGCTCAAGGTCAAGAAGAAGGTCTACGTCTAGACCTAGATCGTGTTAACCACTGGGTTGGTCAAGGCGCATCTCTATCTGATCGTGTAG
This region of Vibrio sp. BS-M-Sm-2 genomic DNA includes:
- the ffh gene encoding signal recognition particle protein; translation: MFDNLTDRLSKTLKNISGKGRLTEDNIKETLREVRMALLEADVALPVVRDFVKRVKEGAVGVEVSKSLTPGQEFIKIVQAELEAVMGESNEALNLAAQPPAVILMAGLQGAGKTTSVGKLSKLLTERDKKKVLVVSADVYRPAAIKQLETLASDVGVDFFPSSADQKPLDIANAAIDHAKKKFYDVLLVDTAGRLAIDEEMMGEIKELHTAINPVETLFVVDAMTGQDAANTAKAFGDALPLTGVILTKVDGDARGGAALSVRHITGKPIKFLGVGEKTDALEPFHPDRVASRILGMGDVLSLIEDLQKNVDTEKAEKLAKKFKEKKGFDLEDFREQLGQMQNMGGMMGMMDKLPGMSQLPDNVKDKVDDKMFKQMEAIINSMTMKERQRPDLIKGSRKKRIAAGSGTQVQDVNRMLKQFTQMQKMMKKMQKGGMKGMMRNMQGMMGGGGGMGGMGGGFNPFGR
- the rpsP gene encoding 30S ribosomal protein S16, whose translation is MVTIRLARHGAKKRPFYQIVVADSRNAATGRFIEKVGFFNPTAQGQEEGLRLDLDRVNHWVGQGASLSDRVAKLVKDAQKAA